In Nocardioides palaemonis, a single genomic region encodes these proteins:
- a CDS encoding rhomboid family intramembrane serine protease — protein MTQPSDGQPATGVPTCYRHPGRETWIRCQRCDRPICPDCMRDASVGFQCPQCVQEANRGSRQNRAMYGGQRSGDPRLTSFVLIALNALVWLSITATGGGSSRILALLGLTPSGRCELSDGTGRYYPGVGSQALCDTVPSTTWHPGVADGAWWQLLTSAFTHVQVWHIAMNMFALFLFGPTLEAIIGRTRFLAVYLVSALGGSAAVMLLSSPGGSTVGASGALFGLLGALLVVARKARLNSQALMQNLMLGVVITVYGLFTGGISWQGHLGGFLAGAAAAAVVAFAPKRQRSLVQWGGLALLTIALVVLVLVRVTALT, from the coding sequence ATGACCCAGCCGTCCGACGGCCAGCCCGCGACCGGGGTGCCCACCTGCTACCGGCACCCCGGTCGCGAGACCTGGATCCGCTGCCAGCGCTGCGACCGTCCGATCTGCCCCGACTGCATGCGTGACGCGTCGGTCGGCTTCCAGTGCCCGCAGTGCGTGCAGGAGGCCAACCGGGGCTCGCGCCAGAACCGGGCGATGTACGGCGGCCAGCGCAGCGGCGACCCGCGGCTCACGTCGTTCGTCCTGATCGCGCTCAACGCCCTCGTGTGGCTCTCGATCACCGCGACCGGCGGTGGGTCCTCGCGCATCCTCGCGCTGCTCGGGCTCACCCCCAGCGGTCGCTGCGAGCTGTCCGACGGCACGGGCCGCTACTACCCCGGCGTCGGCAGCCAGGCGCTCTGCGACACCGTCCCGTCCACGACGTGGCACCCCGGCGTCGCCGACGGCGCGTGGTGGCAGCTGCTCACCAGCGCCTTCACCCACGTCCAGGTGTGGCACATCGCGATGAACATGTTCGCGCTGTTCCTCTTCGGCCCGACCCTCGAGGCCATCATCGGCCGCACCCGCTTCCTCGCGGTCTACCTCGTCAGCGCGCTCGGCGGCTCCGCGGCGGTCATGCTGCTCAGCAGCCCGGGTGGGTCCACGGTCGGCGCCTCGGGCGCCCTCTTCGGCCTGCTCGGCGCGCTGCTCGTCGTGGCCCGCAAGGCCCGGCTCAACTCCCAGGCGCTCATGCAGAACCTGATGCTCGGTGTCGTCATCACCGTCTACGGGTTGTTCACCGGCGGCATCTCCTGGCAGGGACACCTCGGCGGCTTCCTCGCCGGCGCCGCGGCCGCCGCGGTGGTCGCCTTCGCACCGAAACGGCAGCGCTCGCTGGTGCAGTGGGGCGGCTTGGCGCTGCTCACCATCGCCCTCGTGGTGCTGGTCCTGGTGCGGGTCACCGCGCTCACCTGA
- a CDS encoding DUF3817 domain-containing protein — MQRNLTAYRVMATVVGVLLVVLCLIGVPLANFDGSAMWGVFDSTPSWVTPGSDLQHTGELITTYLGVAHGWLYMIFLLSAFLLSRRARWDLPFTLVTLVCGTVPLLSFWAEHRATRRVRAEHPELR; from the coding sequence GTGCAACGCAACCTCACCGCGTACCGCGTGATGGCCACCGTCGTCGGTGTGCTGCTCGTGGTGCTCTGCCTGATCGGCGTCCCGCTCGCGAACTTCGACGGCTCCGCCATGTGGGGCGTCTTCGACAGCACCCCGTCGTGGGTGACCCCCGGCTCGGACCTCCAGCACACCGGCGAGCTGATCACGACCTACCTCGGCGTGGCGCACGGCTGGCTCTACATGATCTTCCTGCTCAGCGCGTTCCTGCTCTCGCGCCGCGCGCGCTGGGACCTGCCGTTCACGCTGGTCACGCTGGTCTGCGGCACGGTCCCGCTGCTGTCCTTCTGGGCCGAGCACCGCGCCACCCGCCGGGTGCGTGCGGAGCACCCCGAGCTGCGCTGA
- the gyrA gene encoding DNA gyrase subunit A encodes MTETPTGTGAGGFGFGDDRIQPVELQTVMQQSYIDYAMTVIVGRALPDVRDGLKPVHRRILYAMYDGGYRPDRGFSKCSRVVGDVMGQYHPHGDFAIYGTMVRLAQPWVLRYPLINGQGNFGSPGNDSAAAMRYTECRMAPLAMEMVRDIDEDTVDFQPNYDGRSQEPTILPSRFPNLLVNGSAGIAVGMATNIPPHNLIEVADGAKWALEHPDATKAELQDALLERIKGPDFPNGALIVGRQGIEQAYRTGRGSITQRAVVEIDEDAKGRTMLVISELPYLVNPDNLALKIAELADSGRIQGISDVRDDTSSRTGQRLVVVLKRDAVARVVLNNLFKHTELQTNFSANMLALVDGVPRTLSIDAFISNWVTHQIEVIQRRTRFRLAEAERQAHIYRGLVKALDALDEVIALIRNSPDVEQARTGLMDLLEIDEIQANAILEMQLRRLAALERQKIMDRLAELERVIADLEDILANEARQRQIVSDELTEIVDKFGNERRTQIIAADGDLSMEDLIPDEDLVVSITRGGYAKRTRADQYRLQKRGGKGVRGATLRGDDVVQHFISTTNHHWLLFFTTAGRVYRTKAYNLPEAARDAKGGHVAGLLSFQPDEDIAQVLAIRDYEQAPYLVLATRTGLVKKTKLGDYNSPRQAGVIAINFREDDDELIGAELVNGDDDILLVSRKGQSIRFKADDEQLRPMGRATGGVRGMKFRDGDSLLSMSVIRAAQVEAEEAVAGDAAESDEVKEQYVFTITDGGFAKRSRISEYRLQSRGGIGIKAMSLSNEDRGGLVGAFIVEEDDEVLSITSSGQVVRSPIDANFRPTGRSTMGVKFVTPKKGDTVAVVARSVEAKVVEEAAGEGEEGSAESPDVVDGATIEGQDATEAPADSTTETPDENTEE; translated from the coding sequence ATGACCGAGACCCCCACGGGCACCGGAGCCGGCGGCTTCGGCTTCGGCGACGACCGCATCCAGCCCGTCGAGCTGCAGACGGTGATGCAGCAGTCCTACATCGACTACGCGATGACCGTCATCGTCGGGCGCGCGCTGCCCGACGTGCGCGACGGCCTCAAGCCGGTGCACCGCCGCATCCTCTACGCGATGTACGACGGCGGCTACCGCCCCGACCGCGGCTTCTCCAAGTGCTCGCGCGTCGTCGGCGACGTGATGGGTCAGTACCACCCGCACGGCGACTTCGCGATCTACGGCACCATGGTCCGCCTCGCGCAGCCGTGGGTGCTGCGCTACCCGCTGATCAACGGCCAGGGCAACTTCGGCTCACCGGGCAACGACTCCGCCGCGGCCATGCGGTACACCGAGTGCCGGATGGCGCCGCTGGCCATGGAGATGGTCCGCGACATCGACGAGGACACCGTCGACTTCCAGCCCAACTACGACGGTCGCTCGCAGGAGCCGACCATCCTGCCCAGCCGGTTCCCCAACCTGCTGGTCAACGGCTCGGCCGGCATCGCGGTCGGCATGGCGACCAACATCCCCCCGCACAACCTCATCGAGGTCGCCGACGGTGCGAAGTGGGCGCTCGAGCACCCTGACGCCACCAAGGCCGAGCTCCAGGACGCCCTCCTCGAGCGGATCAAGGGCCCCGACTTCCCCAACGGGGCGCTGATCGTCGGCCGCCAGGGCATCGAGCAGGCCTACCGCACCGGCCGCGGCTCGATCACCCAGCGCGCCGTGGTGGAGATCGACGAGGACGCCAAGGGCCGCACGATGCTCGTCATCAGCGAGCTGCCCTACCTCGTCAACCCCGACAACCTCGCGCTCAAGATCGCCGAGCTCGCCGACTCCGGCCGGATCCAGGGCATCTCCGACGTGCGCGACGACACCTCCTCGCGCACCGGCCAGCGCCTCGTCGTCGTGCTCAAGCGCGACGCCGTCGCCCGGGTCGTGCTCAACAACCTGTTCAAGCACACCGAGCTGCAGACCAACTTCTCCGCCAACATGCTGGCGCTCGTCGACGGGGTGCCGCGCACCCTGAGCATCGACGCGTTCATCAGCAACTGGGTGACCCACCAGATCGAGGTCATCCAGCGCCGGACGCGCTTCCGCCTCGCCGAGGCCGAGCGCCAGGCGCACATCTACCGCGGTCTGGTGAAGGCGCTCGACGCGCTCGACGAGGTCATCGCGCTGATCCGCAACAGCCCCGACGTCGAGCAGGCCCGCACCGGGCTGATGGACCTCCTCGAGATCGACGAGATCCAGGCCAACGCGATCCTCGAGATGCAGCTGCGGCGCCTGGCCGCCCTCGAGCGCCAGAAGATCATGGACCGCCTCGCCGAGCTCGAGCGCGTGATCGCCGACCTCGAGGACATCCTCGCCAACGAGGCCCGCCAGCGGCAGATCGTCTCCGACGAGCTCACCGAGATCGTCGACAAGTTCGGCAACGAGCGGCGTACGCAGATCATCGCCGCCGACGGCGACCTGTCGATGGAGGACCTGATCCCCGACGAGGACCTCGTCGTCTCGATCACCCGCGGCGGCTACGCCAAGCGCACCCGCGCCGACCAGTACCGCCTGCAGAAGCGCGGCGGCAAGGGCGTGCGCGGCGCGACGCTGCGCGGCGACGACGTGGTGCAGCACTTCATCTCCACCACCAACCACCACTGGCTGCTGTTCTTCACGACCGCCGGCCGGGTCTACCGCACCAAGGCCTACAACCTGCCCGAGGCGGCGCGCGACGCGAAGGGCGGCCACGTCGCCGGCCTGCTGAGCTTCCAGCCCGACGAGGACATCGCGCAGGTGCTGGCGATCCGCGACTACGAGCAGGCCCCCTACCTCGTGCTCGCCACCCGCACCGGCCTGGTGAAGAAGACCAAGCTGGGCGACTACAACAGCCCGCGCCAGGCCGGCGTGATCGCGATCAACTTCCGCGAGGACGACGACGAGCTGATCGGCGCCGAGCTGGTCAACGGCGACGACGACATCCTGCTGGTCTCCCGCAAGGGGCAGTCCATCAGGTTCAAGGCCGACGACGAGCAGCTGCGCCCGATGGGACGCGCCACCGGCGGCGTGCGCGGCATGAAGTTCCGCGACGGCGACTCGCTGCTGTCGATGTCGGTCATCCGCGCCGCGCAGGTCGAGGCCGAGGAGGCCGTGGCCGGCGACGCCGCGGAGTCCGACGAGGTCAAGGAGCAGTACGTCTTCACCATCACCGACGGCGGCTTCGCCAAGCGCAGCCGGATCTCGGAGTACCGCCTGCAGTCGCGCGGCGGCATCGGCATCAAGGCGATGTCGCTGTCCAACGAGGACCGCGGCGGCCTGGTCGGCGCGTTCATCGTCGAGGAGGACGACGAGGTGCTGTCGATCACCAGCAGCGGGCAGGTCGTCCGCAGCCCGATCGACGCCAACTTCCGTCCCACCGGACGCTCCACCATGGGTGTGAAGTTCGTGACGCCGAAGAAGGGCGACACGGTGGCCGTGGTGGCCCGCTCGGTCGAGGCGAAGGTCGTCGAGGAGGCCGCCGGCGAGGGCGAGGAGGGTTCCGCGGAATCGCCGGACGTGGTCGACGGTGCAACAATCGAGGGTCAGGACGCCACCGAGGCGCCCGCCGACTCCACCACCGAGACCCCCGACGAGAACACCGAGGAGTGA
- a CDS encoding cell division protein CrgA: protein MATTLAPRRAPRARDRRTHAAGRAPGAPVSKSTNLVAQEKSKLFTVRFLISLVLIVAGIAWLVFYYTQARGNPLAFPPVEGSPKAVADLGRWNYAIGFGVFMLGLMVGAHPSTPLGRGRGVVIGMLGCFLVGLVWICTFYIFSDDLSKLWIFNDLGQWNLVVGIAFMAVGFSFATKWE from the coding sequence ATGGCGACTACGCTAGCCCCCCGTCGGGCGCCTCGCGCCCGTGACCGCCGTACGCACGCCGCAGGCCGAGCCCCAGGAGCACCCGTGTCGAAGTCCACGAACCTCGTCGCCCAGGAGAAGAGCAAGCTCTTCACCGTCAGGTTCCTGATCAGCCTCGTGCTCATCGTCGCCGGCATCGCCTGGCTCGTCTTCTACTACACCCAGGCCCGCGGCAACCCGCTCGCGTTCCCGCCGGTCGAGGGCTCGCCCAAGGCCGTGGCCGACCTCGGCCGCTGGAACTACGCGATCGGCTTCGGCGTCTTCATGCTCGGCCTGATGGTCGGTGCCCACCCCTCGACCCCGCTCGGGCGCGGGCGCGGCGTCGTCATCGGCATGCTCGGGTGCTTCCTCGTCGGCCTGGTGTGGATCTGCACCTTCTACATCTTCTCCGACGACCTGTCGAAGCTGTGGATCTTCAACGACCTCGGCCAGTGGAACCTCGTGGTCGGCATCGCGTTCATGGCCGTCGGCTTCAGCTTCGCGACCAAGTGGGAGTAG
- a CDS encoding DLW-39 family protein: MKKLLLVVLAAAGAAFAKRKMVEGKNEQALWAEATDTVERA, from the coding sequence GTGAAGAAGCTCCTGCTGGTCGTCCTCGCCGCCGCCGGCGCGGCGTTCGCGAAGCGCAAGATGGTCGAGGGCAAGAACGAGCAGGCCCTCTGGGCCGAGGCCACCGACACCGTCGAGCGGGCCTGA
- a CDS encoding DUF881 domain-containing protein produces the protein MPPQSHASPGRRRVWRVATPVVVILSGTLFAVSAEQSDGTDLRGGRLTDLSSVVRAERDEAGDLTAQVADLTSEVESLSAELGDRSVARAQDEIATLVDPAGLTERSGRAVQVTLDDASFDARVAYEGDPNDLVVHQQDIQAVANAMWNAGAVAVTIQGQRVISTTGIKCEGNVVKLNGLSYSPPYVVVGIGDPLRMESELTTDPILATYRDYTDEPGGGVSWDMTELESATAPPYSGLLDLTWATPIPE, from the coding sequence ATGCCTCCGCAGTCCCACGCATCCCCCGGGCGCCGCCGCGTCTGGAGGGTGGCGACCCCGGTGGTGGTGATCCTCAGCGGGACCCTCTTCGCGGTGAGCGCGGAGCAGAGCGACGGCACGGACCTGCGCGGCGGACGCCTCACCGACCTCAGCTCGGTGGTGCGCGCCGAGCGGGACGAGGCGGGCGACCTCACGGCCCAGGTCGCCGACCTCACCTCCGAGGTCGAGTCGCTCAGCGCCGAGCTCGGTGACCGCTCGGTGGCCCGTGCCCAGGACGAGATCGCCACGCTCGTCGACCCGGCCGGCCTGACGGAGAGGTCGGGCCGGGCGGTGCAGGTGACGCTCGACGACGCGTCCTTCGACGCGCGCGTCGCCTACGAGGGCGACCCCAACGACCTGGTGGTGCACCAGCAGGACATCCAGGCCGTCGCGAACGCGATGTGGAACGCCGGCGCGGTCGCGGTGACGATCCAGGGCCAGCGGGTGATCTCCACGACCGGCATCAAGTGCGAGGGCAACGTGGTCAAGCTCAACGGCCTGTCCTACTCGCCGCCCTACGTCGTCGTCGGCATCGGCGACCCGCTGCGGATGGAGTCCGAGCTCACGACCGACCCGATCCTCGCGACCTACCGCGACTACACCGACGAGCCCGGTGGCGGGGTGTCGTGGGACATGACCGAGCTCGAGTCCGCCACGGCCCCGCCCTACAGCGGCCTGCTCGACCTCACCTGGGCGACGCCCATCCCGGAGTGA
- the leuE gene encoding leucine efflux protein LeuE translates to MLGITDLPTYLVGLVLIVLLPGPNSLYVLSVAARRGVRSGYAAAAGVWTGDAVLMTLSAAGVASLLQANPTAFGVVKWVGASYLLWLAVGMLRAAWGMWRSRRSVGDQLADATAEAGVEARVRGERPYRRALLISLLNPKAILFFVAFFVQFVDPTYQRPAVSFLVLGALATLASAAYLSVLIVSGTHLAEAFRRRKALSAGATSAVGAVFVGFAVKLALASA, encoded by the coding sequence GTGCTGGGCATCACCGACCTCCCGACCTACCTCGTCGGCCTGGTCCTGATCGTCCTGCTGCCCGGCCCGAACTCGCTCTACGTCCTCTCCGTCGCCGCGCGGCGCGGGGTGCGCAGCGGGTACGCCGCGGCGGCGGGCGTGTGGACCGGCGACGCGGTGCTGATGACGCTGTCCGCGGCCGGCGTCGCCTCCCTGCTGCAGGCCAACCCCACGGCCTTCGGTGTCGTGAAGTGGGTGGGCGCGTCCTACCTGCTCTGGCTCGCGGTCGGGATGCTGCGGGCGGCCTGGGGGATGTGGCGCTCGCGGCGCAGCGTCGGCGACCAGCTCGCCGACGCGACGGCCGAGGCGGGCGTGGAGGCGCGCGTGCGCGGGGAGCGGCCCTACCGCCGCGCCCTGCTGATCAGCCTGCTCAACCCGAAGGCGATCCTCTTCTTCGTGGCGTTCTTCGTGCAGTTCGTCGACCCCACCTACCAGCGTCCGGCGGTGTCGTTCCTGGTGCTCGGCGCGCTCGCCACCCTCGCCAGCGCGGCGTACCTCAGCGTGCTGATCGTCAGCGGCACCCACCTGGCCGAGGCGTTCCGCCGCCGCAAGGCGCTGTCGGCGGGCGCGACGTCGGCCGTCGGCGCGGTGTTCGTCGGCTTCGCGGTCAAGCTCGCCCTGGCCTCCGCCTGA
- a CDS encoding peptidylprolyl isomerase has translation MADLKATLKTNRGDIVIDLFPNHAPETVENFVGLAEGTKDYRDDAGRSGEKYYDGLGFHRVIDGFMIQGGCPLGTGTGGPGYTFKDEIHPELVFDKPYLLAMANAGPGTNGSQFFITVGATPWLNRKHTIFGEVADQASRDVVDAIATTPTGAMDRPVDAVVIESVTVER, from the coding sequence ATGGCCGACCTGAAGGCGACCCTGAAGACCAACCGGGGCGACATCGTCATCGACCTGTTCCCGAACCACGCCCCCGAGACCGTCGAGAACTTCGTCGGCCTGGCCGAGGGCACCAAGGACTACCGCGACGACGCCGGCCGCAGCGGCGAGAAGTACTACGACGGCCTCGGCTTCCACCGGGTCATCGACGGCTTCATGATCCAGGGCGGCTGCCCGCTCGGCACCGGCACCGGCGGCCCGGGCTACACGTTCAAGGACGAGATCCACCCGGAGCTCGTCTTCGACAAGCCCTACCTCCTCGCCATGGCCAACGCCGGCCCCGGCACCAACGGCTCGCAGTTCTTCATCACCGTCGGCGCCACCCCGTGGCTCAACCGCAAGCACACGATCTTCGGCGAGGTCGCCGACCAGGCCAGCCGCGACGTCGTCGACGCGATCGCCACCACGCCCACCGGCGCGATGGACCGCCCGGTCGACGCCGTGGTGATCGAGTCGGTCACCGTCGAGCGCTGA
- a CDS encoding SURF1 family protein translates to MTSSRRPPLLTDLGAAVLALVLVALAGRLGLWQYDAWQAHRVNEARDLTELAPVPLDDVMGNDDPFPAPDVGRPVEVSGEWLDGGFWVADRAYDGRDGYWAVNPLQVGDEAVLVVRGWAPEPDAQLLAVDGSADLTGWLQPPDGSLAVDDDPTDDVFPEIRVADAVQRVDVDLYSAYVVDQAVGAGLERAELASLPEPGTFTGVRNLLYAFEWWIFGAFAAFIWWRWRRDATHPDETPVTDAAVPADREQATQPVDG, encoded by the coding sequence GTGACCTCCTCGCGCCGGCCCCCGCTGCTCACCGACCTCGGTGCCGCGGTCCTGGCGCTGGTGCTGGTGGCGCTGGCCGGCCGGCTCGGGCTCTGGCAGTACGACGCCTGGCAGGCGCACCGCGTCAACGAGGCGCGCGACCTCACCGAGCTCGCGCCGGTGCCGCTCGACGACGTGATGGGCAACGACGACCCGTTCCCCGCCCCCGACGTGGGGCGGCCCGTCGAGGTGTCGGGCGAGTGGCTCGACGGCGGCTTCTGGGTCGCGGACCGCGCCTACGACGGGCGCGACGGCTACTGGGCGGTCAACCCGCTGCAGGTCGGCGACGAGGCCGTCCTGGTCGTCCGCGGCTGGGCGCCCGAGCCCGACGCGCAGCTGCTCGCCGTGGACGGCTCGGCCGACCTCACCGGCTGGCTCCAGCCCCCCGACGGCAGCCTGGCCGTCGACGACGACCCGACCGACGACGTGTTCCCGGAGATCCGTGTTGCGGACGCGGTCCAGCGCGTCGACGTCGACCTCTACTCCGCCTACGTTGTCGACCAGGCGGTGGGCGCCGGCCTCGAGCGGGCCGAGCTGGCGTCGCTGCCCGAGCCCGGCACCTTCACCGGCGTCCGCAACCTGCTCTACGCCTTCGAGTGGTGGATCTTCGGCGCGTTCGCGGCCTTCATCTGGTGGCGGTGGCGCCGCGACGCGACCCACCCGGACGAGACGCCGGTCACGGACGCGGCCGTCCCCGCGGACCGGGAGCAGGCCACCCAACCGGTCGACGGATAG
- the gyrB gene encoding DNA topoisomerase (ATP-hydrolyzing) subunit B: protein MSDSAPDPQSDSPSEAQRAEALADSVTEATEAAEAAVEKRSNTAVDEGTEYDASAIQVLEGLEAVRKRPGMYIGSTGERGLHHLIWEIVDNGVDEALAGYADRIVLTLQADGGVRVEDNGRGIPTDTAPGQEMPALTMALTMLHAGGKFGGGGYKVSGGLHGVGVSVVNALSTHLVAEVKNRGHVWRQSFQLGVPDADLAQVRPMEDGERTGTTVTWYASPDIFEHTDYSLETITSRIREMAFLNKGVEFVVRDERERADAIMDAVEDETVAGEIDSAGHDAPKRGEAGGMEQVFKYDRGLVDYVEHLNRRKDAANPTVISFEAETAEGATGQHMSLELAMQWNTSYTESVHTFANNINTHEGGTHEEGFRAALTSLINNAGMDWGLMKKPEDRVSGDDIREGLTAIISIKLSEPQFEGQTKTKLGNTEAKGFTQRIVNDQLGAWLEQNPNEGKEIIRKAQAAATARIAARKARELARNRKGLLGGGGLPGKLSDCQSTNPAECEVFIVEGDSAGGSARQGRDPRIQAILPIRGKILNVEKARIDKVLANTEVQAIISALGTGIHEEFNLEKLRYHKIVLMADADVDGHHINTLLLTLLFRFMKPLIEHGYVYMAQPPLYRLRWNKPAEHEFVFSDAERDALTRDGLANGKKLPKENPVQRYKGLGEMNADELWETTMDPDARLMKQVTLEDAAHADEIFSILMGEDVEQRRSFIQRNAKDVRFLDI, encoded by the coding sequence ATCTCCGACTCCGCTCCAGACCCACAGTCCGACTCCCCCAGCGAGGCGCAGCGTGCCGAGGCCCTCGCCGACTCCGTCACGGAGGCGACCGAGGCCGCCGAGGCGGCGGTCGAGAAGCGCTCGAACACCGCGGTCGACGAGGGCACCGAGTACGACGCCTCCGCGATCCAGGTGCTCGAGGGCCTCGAGGCGGTCCGCAAGCGCCCCGGCATGTACATCGGCTCGACCGGCGAGCGCGGCCTGCACCACCTGATCTGGGAGATCGTCGACAACGGCGTCGACGAGGCCCTCGCCGGCTACGCCGACCGGATCGTGCTGACCCTGCAGGCCGACGGCGGCGTGCGGGTCGAGGACAACGGGCGCGGCATCCCCACCGACACCGCCCCCGGCCAGGAGATGCCCGCGCTCACGATGGCGCTGACCATGCTCCACGCGGGCGGCAAGTTCGGCGGCGGCGGCTACAAGGTCTCCGGCGGCCTGCACGGCGTCGGCGTCTCGGTCGTCAACGCGCTGTCCACCCACCTCGTCGCCGAGGTGAAGAACCGCGGGCACGTGTGGCGCCAGTCCTTCCAGCTCGGCGTGCCCGACGCCGACCTCGCACAGGTCCGCCCGATGGAGGACGGCGAGCGCACCGGCACCACCGTCACCTGGTACGCCTCCCCCGACATCTTCGAGCACACCGACTACAGCCTCGAGACCATCACCTCGCGCATCCGCGAGATGGCGTTCCTCAACAAGGGCGTCGAGTTCGTGGTGCGCGACGAGCGCGAGCGGGCAGACGCGATCATGGACGCCGTCGAGGACGAGACCGTCGCGGGCGAGATCGACAGCGCCGGCCACGACGCGCCCAAGCGGGGCGAGGCCGGCGGCATGGAGCAGGTCTTCAAGTACGACCGCGGCCTCGTCGACTACGTCGAGCACCTCAACCGCCGCAAGGACGCCGCCAACCCGACGGTGATCTCGTTCGAGGCCGAGACCGCCGAGGGCGCGACCGGGCAGCACATGAGCCTTGAGCTCGCGATGCAGTGGAACACCTCCTACACCGAGTCGGTCCACACCTTCGCCAACAACATCAACACCCACGAGGGCGGCACCCACGAGGAGGGCTTCCGTGCGGCGCTCACCTCGCTGATCAACAACGCCGGCATGGACTGGGGCCTGATGAAGAAGCCCGAGGACCGCGTCTCGGGCGACGACATCCGCGAGGGCCTGACCGCGATCATCTCGATCAAGCTCAGCGAGCCGCAGTTCGAGGGCCAGACCAAGACCAAGCTCGGCAACACCGAGGCGAAGGGCTTCACCCAGCGCATCGTCAACGACCAGCTCGGCGCCTGGCTGGAGCAGAACCCCAACGAGGGCAAGGAGATCATCCGCAAGGCCCAGGCCGCGGCCACCGCCCGCATCGCCGCCCGCAAGGCGCGCGAGCTGGCGCGCAACCGCAAGGGCCTGCTCGGCGGCGGCGGCCTCCCCGGCAAGCTCAGCGACTGCCAGTCGACCAACCCGGCCGAGTGCGAGGTCTTCATCGTCGAGGGCGACTCCGCCGGCGGCTCCGCGCGGCAGGGCCGCGACCCGCGCATCCAGGCGATCCTCCCGATCCGCGGCAAGATCCTCAACGTCGAGAAGGCCCGCATCGACAAGGTGCTCGCCAACACCGAGGTCCAGGCGATCATCTCCGCGCTCGGCACCGGCATCCACGAGGAGTTCAACCTCGAGAAGCTGCGCTACCACAAGATCGTGCTGATGGCCGACGCCGACGTCGACGGCCACCACATCAACACCCTCCTGCTGACGCTGCTCTTCCGCTTCATGAAGCCGCTCATCGAGCACGGCTACGTCTACATGGCCCAGCCGCCGCTCTACCGCCTGCGGTGGAACAAGCCGGCCGAGCACGAGTTCGTCTTCTCCGACGCCGAGCGCGACGCGCTCACCCGCGACGGCCTGGCCAACGGCAAGAAGCTGCCCAAGGAGAACCCGGTCCAGCGCTACAAGGGTCTCGGCGAGATGAACGCCGACGAGCTCTGGGAGACCACGATGGACCCCGACGCCCGCCTGATGAAGCAGGTCACGCTCGAGGACGCCGCGCACGCCGACGAGATCTTCTCGATCCTCATGGGCGAGGACGTCGAGCAGCGCCGCTCCTTCATCCAGCGCAACGCCAAGGACGTCCGATTCCTCGATATCTAG
- a CDS encoding DUF3566 domain-containing protein gives MSDRTATPRRTSGSEPARRSFAGKLQDTLAGAAEEHRANAAPAKKARRSGSGPSRQPRRARLRLTRVDPWSVMKTSFLLSVAFGVVTFVAIFMVWSVLGAAGVWDSINSAVASIVEGDSGNSTFDVTDYVGMSRVLGFTLLVAVLDVVLLTAIATLTAFLYNLAAALLGGIEVTLAEDER, from the coding sequence ATGTCGGACCGCACCGCGACGCCACGTCGTACGTCGGGGAGTGAGCCCGCCCGCCGCTCGTTCGCCGGGAAGCTGCAGGACACCCTCGCCGGAGCGGCCGAGGAGCACCGGGCCAACGCCGCACCGGCGAAGAAGGCCCGGCGCTCCGGCTCCGGCCCCTCGCGCCAGCCCCGCCGGGCCCGGCTGCGGCTGACCCGGGTCGACCCCTGGTCGGTCATGAAGACGTCGTTCCTGCTGTCGGTCGCCTTCGGAGTCGTGACGTTCGTCGCGATCTTCATGGTGTGGTCGGTGCTCGGCGCCGCCGGCGTGTGGGACTCCATCAACTCCGCGGTCGCCAGCATCGTCGAGGGCGACAGCGGCAACTCGACCTTCGACGTGACCGACTACGTCGGCATGTCGCGGGTCCTGGGCTTCACGCTGCTGGTCGCGGTGCTCGACGTGGTCCTGCTGACGGCCATCGCCACCCTCACCGCGTTCCTCTACAACCTCGCGGCCGCGCTGCTCGGCGGCATCGAGGTCACCCTCGCGGAGGACGAGCGCTGA